One part of the Arabidopsis thaliana chromosome 4, partial sequence genome encodes these proteins:
- a CDS encoding EPIDERMAL PATTERNING FACTOR-like protein (unknown protein; FUNCTIONS IN: molecular_function unknown; INVOLVED IN: biological_process unknown; LOCATED IN: endomembrane system; BEST Arabidopsis thaliana protein match is: unknown protein (TAIR:AT5G10310.1); Has 149 Blast hits to 149 proteins in 15 species: Archae - 0; Bacteria - 0; Metazoa - 0; Fungi - 0; Plants - 149; Viruses - 0; Other Eukaryotes - 0 (source: NCBI BLink).), which translates to MVWSSNMSSFLLILLILNSTHFSLMANGRPEPDSVEFTKSGDQDVKMMMRGLIGSRPPRCERVRCRSCGHCEAIQVPTNPQTKLHSPLTTSSSSSSETIHLDYTRGDDSTNYKPMSWKCKCGNSIYNP; encoded by the exons ATGGTGTGGAGCAGCAACATGTCAAGCTTTCTACTGATTTTGCTCATTCTTAATTCGACCCATTTCAGTCTAATGGCTAATG GTAGACCAGAGCCTGACTCTGTCGAATTCACCAAG AGTGGAGATCAAGatgtgaagatgatgatgagaggTCTAATAGGATCAAGACCACCAAGATGTGAGAGAGTAAGATGTCGTTCTTGTGGTCATTGTGAAGCAATTCAAGTTCCTACAAATCCTCAAACAAAGCTTCACTCTCCTTtaactacttcttcttcttcttcctctgagaCTATTCATCTTGACTACACCAGAGGAGATGATAGTACTAATTACAAACCCATGAGCTGGAAATGCAAATGTGGTAACTCTATCTACAACCCTTGA